Proteins encoded by one window of Streptacidiphilus sp. PB12-B1b:
- a CDS encoding response regulator transcription factor yields the protein MSENVVRVLVADDQKIVREGIVMLLGLLPGIEVVGAAADGEEAVRMVAAHAPDVALMDLRMPRCDGVEATRRIRAEHPGTEVVVLTTYADDDSLFPALAAGARGYLTKDAGGEEIARAIADVRSGAAGLSPQIQARLLEHLARSGAAAAPAPAPTAAPSPSASAAPAALPDGLTAREAEVLGLIADGLSNTEIAARLFVSMATVKTHINNLFAKTGVRDRAQAVGYAYRHGLSRGA from the coding sequence ATGAGCGAGAACGTCGTGCGGGTGCTGGTCGCGGACGACCAGAAGATCGTCCGCGAGGGCATCGTGATGCTGCTCGGGCTGCTTCCCGGGATCGAGGTCGTGGGGGCGGCGGCCGACGGCGAGGAGGCCGTGCGGATGGTCGCCGCACACGCCCCGGACGTCGCGCTGATGGACCTGCGGATGCCGCGCTGCGACGGCGTCGAGGCGACCCGGCGGATCCGCGCCGAGCACCCGGGCACCGAGGTCGTCGTGCTGACCACGTACGCGGACGACGACTCGCTGTTCCCGGCGCTGGCGGCGGGCGCGCGCGGCTACCTGACCAAGGACGCGGGCGGCGAGGAGATCGCCCGGGCGATCGCGGACGTCCGCTCCGGCGCGGCCGGGCTCTCCCCGCAGATCCAGGCCCGGCTGCTGGAGCACCTGGCCCGGTCCGGCGCGGCGGCGGCCCCGGCGCCCGCGCCCACGGCCGCGCCCTCGCCGAGCGCCTCGGCTGCCCCGGCCGCGCTGCCGGACGGTCTGACGGCCCGTGAGGCGGAGGTGCTCGGTCTGATCGCCGACGGGCTGTCCAACACCGAGATCGCCGCCCGGCTGTTCGTGAGCATGGCCACGGTCAAGACCCACATCAACAACCTCTTCGCCAAGACCGGCGTGAGGGACCGCGCCCAGGCGGTCGGCTACGCCTACCGGCACGGCCTCTCCAGGGGCGCGTGA
- a CDS encoding sucrase ferredoxin, translated as MSTCTTLSRVLAEPLGGSATTGATWLLLEQSGPWGARALTQSHLDPAVGRALEARSKGTGLRVALIRRPGRHAERPPRSSRRVYLAHTSPDHPWVRETEVADPAELLSLDFAALGAGDHGGTGSDYRGEPLALVCTNGRRDRCCAVLGRPLAAELAADGHSTVWETTHLGGHRFSPTMLVFPYGYAYGRLSANTAKEILTATHEGRMVPEWCRGRSFWQPASQAAELAIRQAVGEDRADALTLHQEAVPDGWTVTVAHRDGRVWTVEVQAGVSEPPRSQSCGAELVTPARYEIRTIRPALVPV; from the coding sequence GTGAGCACGTGCACCACCCTTTCGAGGGTCCTCGCCGAACCCCTGGGCGGCTCCGCCACCACAGGGGCCACCTGGCTGCTCCTGGAGCAGTCCGGCCCCTGGGGCGCCCGGGCCCTCACCCAGAGCCACCTCGACCCGGCCGTCGGCCGCGCCCTGGAGGCCCGGAGCAAGGGCACAGGGCTGCGGGTGGCGCTGATCCGCCGCCCGGGGCGGCACGCCGAACGCCCGCCGCGCTCCTCGCGTCGGGTCTACCTCGCCCACACCAGCCCGGACCACCCCTGGGTCCGCGAGACCGAGGTGGCCGACCCGGCCGAGCTGCTCTCGCTGGACTTCGCCGCGCTGGGCGCAGGCGACCACGGCGGCACCGGATCGGACTACCGGGGCGAACCGCTCGCCCTGGTGTGCACCAACGGCCGCCGCGACCGCTGCTGCGCGGTGCTGGGCCGGCCGCTGGCGGCCGAGCTGGCGGCCGACGGCCACTCGACGGTCTGGGAGACCACCCATCTGGGTGGACACCGCTTCTCCCCCACCATGCTGGTGTTCCCCTACGGCTACGCCTACGGGCGGCTGTCGGCGAACACCGCCAAGGAGATCCTGACCGCCACCCACGAGGGTCGGATGGTCCCCGAGTGGTGCCGGGGCCGCTCCTTCTGGCAGCCCGCGAGCCAGGCCGCCGAGCTGGCCATACGCCAGGCCGTCGGCGAGGACCGGGCGGACGCGCTCACCCTGCACCAGGAGGCCGTCCCGGACGGCTGGACGGTGACGGTCGCGCACCGCGACGGCCGGGTCTGGACGGTGGAGGTCCAGGCCGGGGTCTCGGAACCGCCCCGGAGCCAGAGCTGCGGAGCCGAACTGGTGACCCCCGCTCGCTACGAAATTCGTACGATCAGACCGGCTCTGGTTCCGGTTTGA
- a CDS encoding cation acetate symporter, with the protein MSVDRQHTLAVGLFTLVVLVTLGITFWAGRRGRAAEEFYTGGRDFSPMQNGFAISGDYMSAASFLGITGLIALYGYDGLLYTVGFLVAWLLVLMMVAELVRNCGRYTLADVLAMRMRRRPVRAAAGASSIVVTLLYLVAQMVGAGSLVSLLLGLDSSADRAWGIVGIGALMIVYVTVGGMTATTWIQIVKCAVLMAGTALLCVLVLVRFHGDPGALLRSAAAHSGYGRRYYVPGLRYGASAVSRLDFVSLGLALVLGTAGLPHILARFYTVPTARAARRSTVWAIGLVGSFYLMTIVLGLGAASIVGTAAVRTSNDAGNTAVPMLAQALGGGSGTVGGTVLFAVISAVAFATILAVVAGLTLASSAAFAHDLWARAFRPAGEEPPTEHQEVVVARIAAVVIGALAIVLSLGAQKLNIAFLVGIAFAVAASANLPTLLFNLFWRRFTTRGATWSIYGGLVTAVVLVLFSPVVSGSPTAIFSGVDFHWFPLEDPGIVSVPCGFFFGWLGTVTSPESADPDAYAELEVRSLTGAGAV; encoded by the coding sequence GTGTCCGTTGACAGACAACACACCCTGGCCGTCGGCCTGTTCACGCTGGTGGTGCTGGTCACCCTGGGGATCACCTTCTGGGCCGGGCGCAGGGGGCGCGCGGCGGAGGAGTTCTACACCGGCGGACGCGACTTCAGCCCGATGCAGAACGGTTTCGCCATCTCCGGCGACTACATGTCGGCCGCCTCCTTCCTCGGCATCACCGGGCTGATCGCCCTGTACGGCTACGACGGCCTGCTCTACACGGTGGGCTTCCTGGTGGCCTGGCTGCTGGTGCTGATGATGGTGGCCGAACTGGTCCGCAACTGCGGCCGCTACACCCTGGCCGACGTGCTGGCGATGCGGATGCGGCGGCGTCCCGTCCGCGCCGCCGCCGGGGCCTCGTCCATCGTGGTGACCCTGCTCTACCTGGTGGCGCAGATGGTCGGCGCGGGCAGCCTGGTGTCGCTGCTGCTCGGGCTGGACTCCAGCGCCGACCGGGCGTGGGGCATCGTCGGGATCGGCGCACTGATGATCGTCTACGTGACGGTCGGCGGCATGACCGCCACCACCTGGATCCAGATCGTCAAGTGCGCGGTGCTGATGGCCGGTACCGCGCTGCTCTGCGTGCTGGTCCTGGTGCGCTTCCACGGCGATCCGGGCGCGCTGCTGCGCTCCGCCGCCGCGCACAGCGGCTACGGCCGCCGCTACTACGTGCCCGGCCTGCGGTACGGCGCCAGCGCGGTGAGCCGGCTGGACTTCGTCAGCCTGGGCCTGGCGCTGGTGCTGGGCACGGCCGGTCTGCCGCACATACTGGCCCGCTTCTACACCGTGCCCACGGCCCGGGCCGCGCGCCGCTCCACGGTGTGGGCGATCGGCCTGGTCGGATCGTTCTACCTGATGACGATCGTGCTGGGGCTGGGCGCGGCGTCGATCGTCGGCACCGCGGCCGTCCGGACGTCCAACGACGCCGGGAACACGGCGGTGCCGATGCTGGCGCAGGCGCTGGGCGGCGGTTCGGGCACGGTCGGGGGCACCGTCCTGTTCGCGGTGATCTCGGCGGTGGCCTTCGCCACCATCCTGGCCGTCGTCGCCGGGCTCACCCTGGCCTCCTCGGCGGCCTTCGCGCACGACCTGTGGGCGCGTGCCTTCCGCCCGGCCGGGGAGGAGCCCCCGACCGAGCACCAGGAGGTGGTGGTGGCGCGGATCGCGGCGGTGGTGATCGGCGCCCTGGCCATCGTGCTGAGCCTGGGCGCGCAGAAGCTCAACATCGCCTTCCTGGTGGGGATCGCGTTCGCGGTCGCCGCCTCGGCGAACCTGCCGACGCTGCTGTTCAACCTGTTCTGGCGGCGCTTCACCACCAGGGGCGCCACCTGGTCGATCTACGGCGGGCTGGTCACGGCAGTGGTGCTGGTGCTGTTCTCGCCGGTGGTCTCGGGCAGCCCGACCGCGATCTTCAGCGGGGTGGACTTCCACTGGTTCCCGCTGGAGGACCCGGGCATCGTCTCGGTGCCCTGCGGGTTCTTCTTCGGCTGGCTCGGCACGGTCACCTCGCCGGAGAGCGCCGACCCGGACGCCTACGCGGAGCTGGAGGTCAGGTCGCTGACGGGGGCGGGCGCGGTGTGA
- a CDS encoding DUF485 domain-containing protein encodes MLLEPAPGAEAQAEAEAEAGTTTRPGPEPDAGPGPGPDPEPQDAAGARLAEERAAHAEVYRNVHQGEQFQEIRRTYRRFVFPACAVFLLWYLGYIVAAVALPGLMARPVAGPFNVAWLLGLLQFLSTFVITWLYARHARHRRDRAALGLRWETQDRLR; translated from the coding sequence GTGCTGCTCGAGCCCGCGCCCGGCGCGGAGGCCCAAGCGGAGGCGGAGGCCGAAGCCGGGACCACGACCCGGCCCGGGCCCGAACCGGACGCCGGACCCGGGCCCGGGCCCGACCCCGAGCCGCAGGACGCCGCCGGGGCCCGGCTCGCCGAGGAGCGGGCCGCGCACGCCGAGGTGTACCGGAACGTCCACCAGGGCGAGCAGTTCCAGGAGATCCGCCGCACCTACCGCCGGTTCGTCTTCCCGGCCTGCGCGGTGTTCCTGCTCTGGTACCTCGGCTACATCGTCGCCGCCGTCGCCCTGCCCGGCCTGATGGCGCGGCCGGTCGCCGGGCCGTTCAACGTGGCCTGGCTGCTCGGGCTGCTGCAGTTCCTCAGCACCTTCGTGATCACCTGGCTCTATGCCCGGCATGCCCGCCACCGGCGCGACCGGGCCGCGCTCGGCCTGCGCTGGGAGACCCAGGACCGGCTCCGGTGA